AAAGTCGAAAAGTTAATCGCCGAATCCTCCTGGAAAGAGGCAAAAAAACTCTTGTCTGAGCTGGATAAAAACACCAAAAACTCGTACCTATTGGCATTAACAGCTCAATATCATGGGCAAATTTCCCTGCAACAAGACAACCATAAACACGCGCTACAACATTTTATTAGAGCTTATCAATCCGGCGAATTAAGCAAAGAGGCCAACAGCCAACTATTGCATGCAATTGGACAACTCCATTGCAGTGTTGAAGAGTGGCTGCCCTGCCGACAAAAGTTAATCACCTGGGCACATCAGCACCCAGAACGTGTCAGCAGTAACGACCGCATCATTATCGCGCAATCCTTTTCTGCCACCGAGAATTGGCTTGAAGCGATTGACTATTCGAGTCAGGCCATTGCAAGCCACTCGGCGCCGCCCCTCAACTGGCACCGTTTACGTGTTGCCGCCAGTGCCAACCTAAAGCGCTGGAAGCAGGCGATCACCTTTCAAAAACAGCTGTTACACAGTTTCCCTGACGATCCCAGTGACTGGCGTCGCCTGGGGGCATTTCAACTTATGGTCGGTGATGAAAAAGCGGCGTTAAGCAGTTTACGCATTCCCTTTGCCAAAGGCTGGCTGACAAAGACCAGGGACTACAAACAGATCACCCAGCTTTTCTATAATCAGGGCATCCCCTTTAAGGCCGCCGAGGTCTTGAGCCTGGGTATTAAGAAAGAGCATGTTCCTGGAAACAGTAAAAATTTAAAACTGCTTGCGAGTCTTTGGTTGCAGGCCAACGAACCTGAGCGTGCGATCAAAGCCTATCAAGCATTACTCAGGGTCGAGCCTAAGCCTGAATGGCAGTCACAGCTTGCACGCCTCTATTATCAAAATGGCCAATGGCGCTTGGCCGCAGCGAGCTTGCTTGAAGCCTCCCAAAAAAATTCAGACGCGCAGCTTCGGCTTATGAGAGCTATTAGCCTGACACATTTGAAAGAATTTACGGCAGCCAAAGCGATTTTCCGTTCCTTGAATAACAGTGAAGCTACCAAAGATCGAGCCAAAAACTGGCTTTCTTACATAGATCGTATTAGCGCAAACCAGTAACCGACAATAACCATCCTGCTGCATTCAATGCTGCCCATTTTCTTACCTCCCTTCCAGGTTTTGGAACCAAGTAGCCTTTTCGAACATAGGCCGCCCGTCCTGATAAAACACGGCCAACGCCTTTTCTAACAACCGTTGCAAACGCTGCCAACAGCCAGAAAATCTGGCTGCTGAGGCTTTTCAGTACAACTCCACTCGTTTCAAAATTTAGGACTATCATTACAGTGCATACAGGAGGAGGTAAATATGACAACCAAACTCATTGTTGGACTGGATGGAAGCGAGCCTGGAGAACGAGCCCTGGCACACGCAAAGAAGCTATCAACACTGATCGGTGACTGTGCCATTGAGGTGGTTTATATCATCGAATGGTCCCCCTACAGTTTTCAAACACCCGAAGAAAATGCCAAACGCCATAAGCGCAGAGAACAGGAGATCAAAACAGCAACAGAACGGGTTATATCGCCCGCATTATCGGCCCTCAAGTCAGAAGGCTATACTGCCACCGGAAGAGTCTTGCATGGTGATGCAGCGGAACTATTAGACTCAGAAGCCGTTAAAGAGAAAGCCGAACAGATCATTGTCGCTCGATCGACAGATACAAGACTGGCCGCAA
This genomic window from Aestuariirhabdus haliotis contains:
- a CDS encoding tetratricopeptide repeat protein produces the protein MNKINIIFTLVFGLSISFSTAVTASQLSPGAYQQLTKVEKLIAESSWKEAKKLLSELDKNTKNSYLLALTAQYHGQISLQQDNHKHALQHFIRAYQSGELSKEANSQLLHAIGQLHCSVEEWLPCRQKLITWAHQHPERVSSNDRIIIAQSFSATENWLEAIDYSSQAIASHSAPPLNWHRLRVAASANLKRWKQAITFQKQLLHSFPDDPSDWRRLGAFQLMVGDEKAALSSLRIPFAKGWLTKTRDYKQITQLFYNQGIPFKAAEVLSLGIKKEHVPGNSKNLKLLASLWLQANEPERAIKAYQALLRVEPKPEWQSQLARLYYQNGQWRLAAASLLEASQKNSDAQLRLMRAISLTHLKEFTAAKAIFRSLNNSEATKDRAKNWLSYIDRISANQ
- a CDS encoding universal stress protein; translation: MTTKLIVGLDGSEPGERALAHAKKLSTLIGDCAIEVVYIIEWSPYSFQTPEENAKRHKRREQEIKTATERVISPALSALKSEGYTATGRVLHGDAAELLDSEAVKEKAEQIIVARSTDTRLAAKLFGSVTAKLVMNASVPVTVVN